The genome window GTTCTCGAGAGCGTTCCGCGTCTCGTCCCGGAGTGCCGCGACTCGCTTCTGCTGCGACTCCTCATCGGTTTCCAGTGCAGCCGCGTAGTCCTCGTCATTCAGGAATGCGGACCGCCGGGCGGGGAAGGTTTTGACCCCGAGCATCCGGAGTTCGTCCGGACCGAAGGCGGGGGAGACGCCAAGCAGGCGTGCCAGCGGAACGGCGGCGTTGTGCTGGGGAGCGAGCCCTTTCGTCAACGCGGCGTTGAGGTCTCGATATCGCTGCGGCAGCGTCGCCGGGATCTCCGGTTCAGAAAGGACGATTCCCTCCAGCAGGTCGGCGGGGCGGTTCTCCGCCCGGAGGAGGGCCGGGGCGGTTCCCAGCAGAAGCAGTCCGCCCAGGGCGATCAACAACGATGGCATCCGCCTCGGCCGCATGAGACACCGCATTCCTTTCATCAGGCTCGCCAGAATCGCAGTTTACGTCCGCAGCAGTTGAAACATGAAGACGCTGGCCGGCACGACTCGATAGCTCAAACCCAACGTGCGACGGCAGGCTGGGGTCAAGGGGTTTCGACCCCTTGCCGCCGGAGGCACTTCCATGAGGAACCGTGGTGAGCAACGGACGGCCCTTTGTGGGACCGGCGTTGAGAACTCCATCGCTCGCGCTGGACTCCCCGCGGATTGATGTGGGGGCATACGCCACGTTGTCCGGGTTTGGACACGCCCTCCTTCAGACATCTCTCGACGGCCAGGCCTCCGGCGGGCATGAGAGCCATAAAAACAACACAGGCCCCTCTGCCCTCCCCACCAGGGGTGCCCCCCTGGACCCCGGATCTGCCATTGGTTGCGCTCTTGGCGCCTCCCCGATAAACTGCCGCCCACTCCTCCTTGAACAGCGGACGACATGAGCGACCCGGTCAACACAATCCTCAACGCCGACTGCATCGCCGGGATGAACGCCCTCCAGCCCGGAAGCGTTGACCTCGTCTTCGCCGACCCCCCCTTCAACATCGGCTACGACTACGACGTCTACAACGACTCCCTCGACTGCGACAAGTACATCCACTGGTGCCGCGACTGGATGCAGGCGGTCCACCGGGCCCTCGCCGACAACGGCACCTTCTGGCTCGCCATCGGCGATGAGTACGCCGCCGAACTCAAGATCGAGGCCAAGAAGCTCGGCTTCCACTGCCGGAGCTGGGTCATCTGGTACTACACGTTCGGCGTCAACTGCGCCCGCAAGTTCACCCGCTCGCACGCACACCTCTTCCACTTCGTAAAAGACCCGGCCAACTTCGTCTTCCGATCCGACGAACTGGAGAACCGCGTCCCCTCCGCCCGACAGCTCGTCTACGCCGACGCCCGCGCCAACCCCCGCGGCCGACTCCCCGACGACACCTGGATCCTCCCTCCGGCCAACGCCGCGGAGGTCCGCACGGGGACCGAAGAGCTTCCGCCGCAGCCGGCTCCGGCCGACGCCAACGATGACACCCCGCAGACCTGGACCCTTCGCCCGCAGGACCTCGCCGAGCGGTTCCAACCCAACGAGAACACCTGGTACTTCCCACGGGTGGCGGGGACGTTCAAGGAACGCGCCGGCTTCCACGGCTGCCAGATGCCGGAGCAGCTTCTGGCCCGGATCATCCGGGTCTGCTCGGAACCGGATGCCCTGGTGATGGACCCCTTCTCGGGGAGCGCCACGACCGCGGCCGTCGCCAAGAAGCTCGGCCGCCGCTACCTCGCCTTCGACCTCTCGGAACAGTACGTCGACCTGGGCCTCCGACGACTGGCGGGGATCACCTCCGGCGACCGGATGGACGGCGCGGAAGAGCCGCTGATGAGCGCTCCCAAAACGTCGGAAGGAAAGCCGCGCCGAACCGCGGAGAAGAAGCGTCCCGGCCGCAAGAAGGCGTCGGTCCCTGCTGTCGAAGAGACATAGAGCCCACGGCTCACAACTCTCCGTTCCGCCGCAGGTTGTCGACGAGTTGCCTGCACATCTGCTGCCGTTCGTACGCCTCCGAGAGAGCCTCTGCGCCCGGCATGTCGTGCCACGCAAAGAAGGCGTCCATGAGCCGCTGGCCGATGCTGTCGGAGACGAGCCACTCCAGAACGTGCGGCGGGTGACCATGCCGGAACCCGTGTCTTGATCGGGGGCTCAGGAAGTCCTGCCCTTCGTCCTCGACAAGTCGAGCCAGATGAAAGGCGGGAGTCGGCCCTCGCGACAAGTCCGCCAGATCCGCTTCCCATTGGTGAAGGAGCGGAGTCAGGGTGCCGCGCACCGACGAGAGATCACGGAGCCATCTCGATATCGGCCACGCCCAGGAGCCTTCGTCTGGACGCAGAAGGAGCACGCTCCACAGGGCATTGAAATAAGAGTCCACGGCGGAGCGTTCATCCGCCAGCCACGATGTCCAGCTCGCGTAGTCGAGCTTTCCGAAGATGAAGAACGGATCGAGCTCGCCGAACGGATCCGACCGGGCAGGCGTTCCAATGATGTCGAGCATCCTGGGGAGGAAGTGCTTGAAATCACGAAGCGTTCCCCATGTGGTCATCGCCTTCATTTGATAGGTCTTGAAGGCCTCCGGAGGCAGCTGATCGAGAGGGGCCGCACCCAACGGGCGCTCATCGCAAACTCCCGGGAAGCGTGGATCGGCATCCATCGGACCGACGAGGCGGTACCGTCGGAACACGGCGTACAACTCCTCAATCGATCGAAGCAACTCGCGTTCGCGTGACGACAGTTCCTCGTGTGACATCGGCGGGCCCGTGCGTTCCGAGGTTCAGGGAGGACAAGGCCTTGGCATTTGTACTGGATTGCGGGATCTGGACATCGGTCGACTCCGTCCGGTTCGCTGATCCACTGCGAGTCTCGCAGGGCGTCGTCGACGCCCCAATTGGGGCACGGTCTGGTCAAGCCATGCCCTTCCGCAGAGCGTTTCGGGGAGGGGCCTGCGACGTCACGCTACGGAACGAAGGTCCAGACTGTCTCTCCGGTGAGCGCGTCGGCCAGTTCGATCCGATTGGACTGGCACCACGCGACGAACCGGCCGTCGGGTGAGAAGCGAATCGCATCCGGTTCGCTGAAGAGTCGGTCCGTGCTCCAGATCACGTCTCCGCTGGCGGCATCCCGCAGAGCCATCGTCTGGATGCGTCCGTTCCGGGCGGGGCGGCTGGTGATGACGCGATTGCCGTCGGGCGAGACGGCCAGCGTGCGGAGCATTTCGGAGCTGGGAGGGTCGATCAATTGGATTGTGCCCCCGTCCTGTAGAACCAGCGTCCAGAGTGCTCCGGCCGCACGGGTCTTCTTTCCCACCTGTTCGGAGATTGCGCCGGCGATATAGAGCCGCTGGTCGTCGTGCGTGAATCCGGTTGCGGCTCCGAACGGGCTTCCTTTCCGATCGCCAGTCGGAAGCGAGGCTGTCCCGATGCTCTCGAAGGTCTCCGGCTCGATCAGTTCGACCGTGTTGCCGGCGCAGAACGCCAGCTGCTGGCCATCGCGAGAGATCGAAAGGGCCTCGATGCTTCGGTCCCGTTCCAGAACACGAAGCCGCCGGCCGCCGGCTGTCCGCCAGGAGATGAGATGTCCTTTGGGGGGCTTCTGAAACTGAAACCTGGTGGACGCGCTCATCAGGAACTGGCCGTCCGGCGTGAACGCCAGCGCCCGCGGTTCGCCCATCTCCCGTGTCAGCTCCTGCCGAACGCGGACGGCGCCGAACCGCCAGAGCTGGATCCGTCCGGAGTCGAAGCCGACCGCGAGTACGTTCGGTTCCGTAGGTGAGAACGCGATCACGCGGCTGATCCGCTCGTCCGGCCCCACCTTGAACGGCCAGCGCCACTCCGGCTCGGCATCCGCGTCGGGCTTCGGGGATTCGCCCGCCGTCTCCAGTTCGGGAACACGGCGGCCGGTCCGCAGGTCGAAGATCCGGACCCGGTCGCCGCACGTCGCGAGGTGGCGGCCGTCCGCCGAGAAGCTCAGCCCCAGGCAGATCGGCTGTTCACGCGGCGGCTGCGCAGCGGCATACGCGGCGAAGACCAGCACGGCCCACACCACGCCCCACGATCGCCACCACGTCCGCCGACGGCCCATGACGCTCCTCAGCCAGGACAGCTCTCAACGCCGGAGAACATTGTTCCCGCGAACGGCTCCACCTGCGAGCGATCGGACCTCTGCCGCCAATTGGTGTGTGCTGCGAGAGTCGGTGGAAAACTCGCAGGGGGACGATCAAGGGAGCCGCGTTGCTTGCGGTGAAGACCCTGGGAGGGCGAGGCTCCGGCCGAGCCGCGGCGGTGGAGAAGGTTCCCGTTCGCCCCTTCGCCCGATGGGAGCAGTGGCGGTCCTCCGGGAGAGGGGCGGGAGGGCGAGATGATAGGTGGGGACGCGTTTGCGAACCTTCGCGGCTCAGCAGGAGCTTCGCCCTCCCGGAAGGGGCGTTGCCCTGTCGGTCCCTCCGATAGGCACACCGCCCAGTGAAACCGGCGGCCTTTATTTGGAGCGATCGAGGTCGCGCGCCCTCGCGGGGATCTCCAGCGACTTGAGATCGAACACCGCGTCATCGACCTTCTGATTGGGAGCGAAGGTGGTGTAGGTGACCGAGGTCCGGGTCTCGCCTTCGCCGCCGAAGCGCTCCGTGAGATGCAGCTCCTTCACGAACCAGACCGACTCCGCCTGGCCCCAGACAACCTGCTTCTCCACCAGCGGGGTCGTCGACGGATCGACCAAGGTCTGGTGCGACGTCACCCGATATCCGGTGCGGGGGTCGATCTCGAAAACGCCGTGACTCTTCTTTGAATTTTTGACACGGTATCGTCCTTCGAGCCGCCCATTCTTGCCATCGGCGAAGGCGATCGGATCGCCGTCGAGATTGGTGATCAGCCGGTCGACGTTCAGAACGTCCTGCCACAGGTGGGCGGGATGCCGGAAAGGGAATTCGGCGAAGGCGATCGCATCGTCCAGCGAGCCATAGTTTTCGATCTGGCAGCTGGTCGGGTGAATCCGCGGCGAGAACGTCACGACTGTGCCCGAGTCAGCGTCCCCCAGGATGACGCGGCGCTCCCCTTTGAGGTCGCCTTCCTGCCCCGCTTCGTCCTCCTTGCCCAGTATCACAACGCGAACCCGATGCCGGGTGAGGTGGAGATCGAGGCGGCAGCGGCCTTCCTTCCAGAACAGTTCGAATGTCCCCTCGGACTGGACGACCTCCTTCTCGTCTGCCCGCGCTTTGCGGCGAACGAGGAGAATTCCTTTGCCGTATGCAGACCGCATGTCGCGGGCATCCGCAATGGCCGCCTCGCGGGCCTTCTCGAGGATCTCCGCTTCGGAGGGCTCGGCGCCGCTCGCCGTCCACGGAAGGGACATCGCCACCAGAACCAGACCCGCCAGCCATTTCACGTGCATCGCAGACTCCCAAGGTCGGAAAGTGGTCGCCGCCGTCGCGTGTCGATACGAAAAGAGCCTTGGACGTTTCCGTCCAAGGCTCCCCTGGCCTCGAATTCCGATCCTCTCAGGCAACTCTTATTCCGCTTTGAAGCGGTAGATGCCGTGGCCGTCCGGTGCGACCCCCATGAAGTACATGTCCCCCTGCTCGTCTTCGCCAAAGGACATGATCGGCAGGCCGTTCGACGGGATGCTGTAGTTCCCCTTCACCGCCTTCTTCTCCTCGTCGTAGTCGAGGGCCCAGACTTTGCCGGTGACGTAGTCGGCGTAGACGTACTTGCCGGCGAGTTCCTTGATCCGGCTGCCGCGGTAGACGTTGCCGCCGGTGATCGACTTGCCGACCTGGTGGTCGTACTCCCAGATCGGATCGAGCAGCTTGGCGTCCGCCGGCGGGGTCTTGGCGCCGAAGGGGTGCAGGCCTTCGCGGAAGTTCCAGCCGTAGTTACCGCCCTTTTCGACGAGGTCGATCTCTTCCCACAGGTTCTGGCCGACGTCCGAGCACCAGAGCGTGCCGGTCTTGGAGTCGAAGGCGATCCGCCACGGATTGCGGAAGCCGTAGGCGTAGATCTCCGGAGCGGCGTCCTTGTTCCCGACGAACGGGTTGTCCTTCGGGATGGCGTACGCCTTGCCGGCGTCCTTGTGGTCGACATCGATGCGGAGGATCTTGCCGAGCTGCTTGCTGAGGTTCTGGCCGTTGCCGAACGGGTCGTTCCCCGCGCCGCCGTCGCCGAGGGCGATGTAGAGCATTCCGTCCGGACCGAAGGCGATCGTTCCTCCCTTGTGGTTCCAGAACGGCTGCGGGAAGCGGATCAGTTCCTCTTCCGAGGCAGGGTCCGCCTTGTTGGGGTCATCCTTGGAGACCTTGAACCGCGAGACGACGGTGGTGTGCTCGGCGTCCTTGGTGCTGTAGTAGATGAAGAACTCGCCGTTCGTCTTGAACTTGGGATGGAACGCCATCCCGAGGAGGCCCTCCTCGTTCATGTTGTCGGCGTACTGGACCTTCTTGCGGAGGTCGAGGAAGACGTGGCTGTCGGTCGCCGCCTGATCGTTCTTGAAGGCGAAGACCTGGCCCCACTGCTCGCCCGCGAAGAGGCGGTTGGTGCCGTCGCCGGAGTGCATGAGGAAGATGGTGCGGAACGGCCGGATCTGGCCGCTCTCGGTCTCCGGCTCCCAGCCCGCCCACTTGAGGTTGGGGAACGCCTTCTCGGAGACGAGCGGGAGCTTGCCGTCGACCGGGTCCTTGGCGATGCCGTTGTCCGGGAGTTCGCGGATCTTGATGTTGCGGTAGGCGACGACGTCGTTGTGGTCCTGGAGGCAGAGGTGCCCCTTGGTGTTCTTGCCGAACTTTTCCATCTTGGCGAACTTGCTCTTCGCCACGCGGTCGTCCCAGTCCTTGTTCCCCTTGGTGAACGTGACGTAGCGGACGCCGTTCATGTTGATTTCGCTGCCGGCCGGAGTGATGCGGATCTGCATCTGGTTCCATTCGCCGGCGGGGCGGGTGGCGTCGGGCTGGGTCTTTTCCATGAAGCCGGGCTTGGGCTCATAGAGCTGGTAGAGCCAGCCGGCCTTCTGGGGGTCGTGCCCTTTGACGTTGTCCTGGACCTGGATTTCGGGTCCGGAGTGCCATGGGGCTCCGCCGTCTTCGGAGACGTGGAACATGATGCCGCTGTTGCCGGCTTCGGTGATCTTGTATTCGATGGAGAGTTCGAAGCTGCCGTATTCGTCCTTGGTGACGATGTCTCCGGCCCCTTTGTCGGCGCGGACGAGGGTGCCGTCCTGGACCTTCCAGCCTTCGGAGATGTTGTCCTTCTTGTAGTTCCGCCAGCCGTCGGTGGTTTTGCCGTCGAAGAGGAGTTTCCAGCCGCCGCGCTTTTCGGATTCGGTGAGTTCGTTTTCGCCGGCGAAGAGGGGGAGGGTGGAGGTGCCGAAGAGGGTGGCGATGGCGGCAGCGGACCACCAGCGGGACACGGACATGAAGGAATCTCCGATCAGAGTGAGTTGGCGATCAGGGCTGGGCATCGTACGCGGGGGTTCCGTCGATCGAAAGCGACCGGGTCAAAGCCTGACCGGGGTCCAGGGGGTCACCCTTGGTGGGAGATGCAAGGGGCGCCTGTGAGGGAGGCGGAAGGGGTTCAGGCTGAAGGCGGAAGGTAGAGCGGCGCAACGCAAAATCACTTGTCCCTATCCGGGTCCAGGGGCACCCTGGTCAGGGAGTGCAGAGGGGCCTGTGTTGTTTTTTCGGCCCTTTGCCCGCCGGAGGCCGTCTCGTCGAACACCATCGGATACCTTGTGTGTCCAAACGCGGACGACGTGTGGGATGCCCCCTCACCAACCCGCGGGGATTCCAGGGCGAGCGTGGAGTCCTCAACGCCGGTTCCACAAAGGGACGTCCGTTGTTGACCACGGTTCCTCATGGAAGCGCCTCCGGCGGCAAGGGGGCCCGTGTTGTGTCTTTGGCCCCTTGACCCCAGGCTGTCGTGGCACGTTGGGTTTGCATGAAGAACACTGCGCCGACCAGGACGTCGTCCGCGAATTGCGACTGCCCCACCCTCGCCTTAGACTCCAGATCTCCCGCGACCATCCCACCCGCCCGGAGCCCCCCGCGTGTCTCAAGACCAGCCTGCCGCTTCCCCTCCTGCTCCTCCCCCGCCGATCAAGATGACCACGATGCACTGGCTCGTGTGCATCATCGCCTCCATCGGCTTCGCGTTCGACATCTACGAACTCCTGATGCTCCCGCTGATCGTCAAGCCGGCGATCGCGGCCCTCCATCCGAACACCGGCACCCCGGCCGACTGGCTCCCCGGCGGCGTTCAATACGTCCAGTGGGCCCGCACCCTGTTCTTCGTTCCCGCGATCGCCGGGGGCGTCTTCGGCCTCCTCGGCGGTTACCTCACCGACCGCCTCGGCCGCCGCTTCGTCCTCACCTGGAGCATCCTGCTCTACGCCTTCGGGGCGTGCGCCGCCGGACTCTCGACCGACCTCTACCAGCTCCTCTTCTTCCGCTGCCTCGTCTTCATCGGCGTCTGCGTCGAGTTCGTCGCGGCGGTGGCGTGGCTGGCCGAACTCTTCCCGAACCCGGAGCAGCGTGAGAAGGTCCTCGGCTACACCCAGGCGTTCTCCTCGGCCGGCGGCGTCATGGTGGCGGTCGCGGCGAATCTCGCGGCGACCTACGCCACGGTCTTCCCGGCGATCCGCGGCGGACACGAGGCCTGGCGGTACACGCTGATCTCCGGCCTGATCCCGGCGATCCCCCTGATCCTGATTCGCCCGTTTCTGCCTGAGTCCCCGGCGTGGCAGAAGAAGCGGGAGACCGGAACGCTCAAGCGACCGAGCTTTGCCGAGCTCTTCAGCCCGGCCCTCCGCAAGACGACGATCGTCACGACCCTCTGCTTCGCCACGACCTTTGGCCTGGCGTTCGGCGCCATTCAGCAGACCCCGCAGATCCTCGCCGGTCACGTCGATGTCCTGAAGGCGGTCGAAGCGAACCAGGCCAAGGCCAAGGAGGCCGCCACGGCCGAGAAGCCCTTCACCCAGAAGGATGCGGGGATCATCAAGGGGAACACGACCGACAAGATTGCCGCGTCGGTCCAGGGATGGCAGGAGATCGGCGGGCTTGTCGGCCGGATCCTCCTGGCGATCCTGGCCGTGCGGATCCTCAGCCGCCGGAACCTGTTCCGGATCTTCCAGATTCCGAGCCTGCTCTTCGTTCCGGCGATCTTTTACTGGCTCTCCATGAACCTCAAGACCGAGGGCTCGGTCGAGATGTTCCGGTACGCGATCTTTGCCGCGGGAGCGCTGGTCGTCGGCCAGATGAGCTTCTGGGGGAACTACATCCCGCTCGTCTTCCCGGTCCACCTCCGCGGGACGGGTGAGAGCTTTGCGGCGAACATTGGGGGCCGGGTCATCGGGACCGCGGCGGCGTGGATTACGATCACGCTCTCCGCCGCCAAGCCGCCCGATCCGGCGAAGATCGCCCTCATGGGGGCGGCGGTTGCCGGGGTGTATGCCCTGGTGGGAGCGATCCTGACGCAGTTCCTTCCGGAGCCGACGAACGACGTCCACGAGTGATGTCGCCGGCGTGGCAGCTGTCGGCGGCTGGCCGGTTCTGGAGGCCGTGCCCCTCGAAAACAGGGGCGCGGCGGAATCGGTGCTTGTCACCCGCCGTTTTCCGTGATCTGCTGACTGAACACTGACGACCGAGAACTTGTCACTTTCCGTGCCTATGCCTAAACGCCTGGTCTTTGCCGACTCCTGTGCCACGGTGGCGGACGACGTCATCCTGGGGCAGATCGAGCGCGGCAGCCGGGTGGTGGACCTGGGGTGCGGGGATGGGCGGCTGCTGTCGCAGTTGCGGGATACACTGGGCTGTGACGTGCTGGGGGTGGAGCGGGACCATCTGGCGTTTCAGCATGCGATTGGTCGCGGCGTGCCGATGCTGAAGGCGGATTTGAATCAGGGACTGCACCAGATCCCGCCGGGGAGTTTTGACTTTGCGGTGTTGAGTCAGACGTTGCAGCAGGTGAGTCGGCCGCTGGAGGTGCTCGATGAGATCCTGCGGGTGGCTCGGCGGGCGTTGATTGTGGTGCCGAACTTTGGGCACTGGCGGATCCGGATGCAGGTGGCGTTGCGTGGTCGGGCGCCGGTGACGGATTCGTTGCCGTATGAGTGGTACGAGTCGCCGAACGTTCACTTCCTCACGATGCTTGATTTCCGTGAGCTGGCGCATCATGGCAACTTCCGGATTGTGAAGGAGTTGCCGATTATTGGTGACCGGGCGGTGGAGCGTGCATGGGCCGCGAATCTGAGGGCGAACAGTGCGCTGTACATTCTGGAGCGGGCCCACAGCGCGTAGTTGAGCTCTTGCCGAACCGGGGTCCAGGGGGCCACCCCTGGTGGGGGATGCAAGGGGGCGAAGCCCTCTTGCCCGCCGGAGGCCTGGCCGTCGAGAGATGTCTGAAGGAGGGCGTGTCCAAGCGCGGACGACGTGCCGGATGCCCCCACACCAACCCGCTGGGATTGCAAAGCGAGCGGGGAATCTTCAACGCCGGTACCACAAAACGGTCGCCCGTTGTGCACCACGGTTCCGCAGGGAGAATGCCTCCGGCGGCAAGGGGGTGAGACCCCCTTGACCCCAGGCTGCCGTAGCACGTTGGGTTTGAGCTGTGGGAGCCGCGCCGGCAAGGACGTTGTTACCCGCCGATCGGCGCCAGCTCGTTCAGAACTCGCGTCAGCTCCTGATGCTGGATCGGCTTGACCATGTGAGCATCAAACCCCGCCTCGGCCGACCGCTGACGATCCTCTTCCTGACTCCAGCCAGTGAGGGCAATCAGCACCATCCCCTCACTCCACTCCTGCGCCCGAATCCAGCGGCACACCTCATGACCACTGATCCGCGGCAGCCCGATGTCGAGGAGCACCACCCGCGGACGAAGCGACTCCGCCAACCGCATCGCCTCCTCGGCATCAAACGCCGTGTGAGGCTCATTCCCCGTCAGCTTCAGCAGCATGCCAAGCGTCTTGGCATTGTCGGCATTGTCGTCCACAACCAGGATCCGGCGCTTCCCGGAGGCCTCAGGCCCCGGCTGGGGAGCGGATCCGGCTGGCCGATCATTCGAGTTCACGATTCCTCCGTGACGGACAGCGACGCCAGAAAGGGGTGGGGGGGATCCACTGAGTCCAGCCCTGCTCGACTCAGGACCTGAAAGTGTAGCCGCTCAAAGGGGTGATGGAACTTCATACGCCGGCGGCGGGCTGAATTTGACACAGTCGGCGTCGCTCCCACGGTCGAAACCCGCAGCCCGCTGATGCCCCCCGGGATTCTCCGGTCGTCCCACGGGGCATTGCCCGGGAGAACAGACGAGGCCCGGTCGAGCCAGGAGCGCAACGGCGAAGCGAACCGGACGGCCCCGAAGACTGTCCTGTTCCGGGCGGGAATCGCCTCCCCCGGGCCGCAGTGCGCCCCAAAATCGCGCCGGAAAATTCCCCTTGCCCTTGTTTTGGCAGGGGGACGATGAATACGATTCCGCCGCCATCCAGGGATGGACCCGCTGAGAATCTGTCTGTTTTCCGTCAGTTTCCACCTGTGGGTTTGTCGTTTTCCTCCCGCTTCGTGATCGAAGCGAGGGAAATTTCCCCGGATGCGGAACGATTCGGCTGGACGATTCCCTACACCCGTAAGACAGGAAGCCGCCATGGCTGAACAATCCGATCCACCACAGTGGCGTCAGGCCTGACGGCTCTCTCCCATGAGCTTGCGTCCGCCAGGTCGTAAGCCGCTTCGCGGTCAAAAGGTAACAGGTTCCCCGGTCCCGGCTCCGTTCGTTTCGCAACGGCCGCCGTGTCCGAGCCCGCTCCTTCTCTTGGCCGCCCGACCAGATCCTGCGTGATTTTGCCTTCCGCCACAGACTCCTGTCTCACGACAGACCCGGTCCTGCGGAAGCGGCGGCCAGCCGGGCGCGTTGCCCGGGCCTCACCTTCGGCAGACCAATCGTCCGGTCTCCGGAGAGCGCTTGGCGTGTTCCTTTCACCCACAACTGACCCAAGAACCTCCAACCTCAACTCAACGACCTCACCGTCATGGCAATGGACCTCACTCTCG of Planctomyces sp. SH-PL14 contains these proteins:
- a CDS encoding WD40 repeat domain-containing protein, which encodes MGRRRTWWRSWGVVWAVLVFAAYAAAQPPREQPICLGLSFSADGRHLATCGDRVRIFDLRTGRRVPELETAGESPKPDADAEPEWRWPFKVGPDERISRVIAFSPTEPNVLAVGFDSGRIQLWRFGAVRVRQELTREMGEPRALAFTPDGQFLMSASTRFQFQKPPKGHLISWRTAGGRRLRVLERDRSIEALSISRDGQQLAFCAGNTVELIEPETFESIGTASLPTGDRKGSPFGAATGFTHDDQRLYIAGAISEQVGKKTRAAGALWTLVLQDGGTIQLIDPPSSEMLRTLAVSPDGNRVITSRPARNGRIQTMALRDAASGDVIWSTDRLFSEPDAIRFSPDGRFVAWCQSNRIELADALTGETVWTFVP
- a CDS encoding LolA family protein: MHVKWLAGLVLVAMSLPWTASGAEPSEAEILEKAREAAIADARDMRSAYGKGILLVRRKARADEKEVVQSEGTFELFWKEGRCRLDLHLTRHRVRVVILGKEDEAGQEGDLKGERRVILGDADSGTVVTFSPRIHPTSCQIENYGSLDDAIAFAEFPFRHPAHLWQDVLNVDRLITNLDGDPIAFADGKNGRLEGRYRVKNSKKSHGVFEIDPRTGYRVTSHQTLVDPSTTPLVEKQVVWGQAESVWFVKELHLTERFGGEGETRTSVTYTTFAPNQKVDDAVFDLKSLEIPARARDLDRSK
- a CDS encoding family 16 glycoside hydrolase — its product is MSVSRWWSAAAIATLFGTSTLPLFAGENELTESEKRGGWKLLFDGKTTDGWRNYKKDNISEGWKVQDGTLVRADKGAGDIVTKDEYGSFELSIEYKITEAGNSGIMFHVSEDGGAPWHSGPEIQVQDNVKGHDPQKAGWLYQLYEPKPGFMEKTQPDATRPAGEWNQMQIRITPAGSEINMNGVRYVTFTKGNKDWDDRVAKSKFAKMEKFGKNTKGHLCLQDHNDVVAYRNIKIRELPDNGIAKDPVDGKLPLVSEKAFPNLKWAGWEPETESGQIRPFRTIFLMHSGDGTNRLFAGEQWGQVFAFKNDQAATDSHVFLDLRKKVQYADNMNEEGLLGMAFHPKFKTNGEFFIYYSTKDAEHTTVVSRFKVSKDDPNKADPASEEELIRFPQPFWNHKGGTIAFGPDGMLYIALGDGGAGNDPFGNGQNLSKQLGKILRIDVDHKDAGKAYAIPKDNPFVGNKDAAPEIYAYGFRNPWRIAFDSKTGTLWCSDVGQNLWEEIDLVEKGGNYGWNFREGLHPFGAKTPPADAKLLDPIWEYDHQVGKSITGGNVYRGSRIKELAGKYVYADYVTGKVWALDYDEEKKAVKGNYSIPSNGLPIMSFGEDEQGDMYFMGVAPDGHGIYRFKAE
- a CDS encoding MFS transporter; amino-acid sequence: MTTMHWLVCIIASIGFAFDIYELLMLPLIVKPAIAALHPNTGTPADWLPGGVQYVQWARTLFFVPAIAGGVFGLLGGYLTDRLGRRFVLTWSILLYAFGACAAGLSTDLYQLLFFRCLVFIGVCVEFVAAVAWLAELFPNPEQREKVLGYTQAFSSAGGVMVAVAANLAATYATVFPAIRGGHEAWRYTLISGLIPAIPLILIRPFLPESPAWQKKRETGTLKRPSFAELFSPALRKTTIVTTLCFATTFGLAFGAIQQTPQILAGHVDVLKAVEANQAKAKEAATAEKPFTQKDAGIIKGNTTDKIAASVQGWQEIGGLVGRILLAILAVRILSRRNLFRIFQIPSLLFVPAIFYWLSMNLKTEGSVEMFRYAIFAAGALVVGQMSFWGNYIPLVFPVHLRGTGESFAANIGGRVIGTAAAWITITLSAAKPPDPAKIALMGAAVAGVYALVGAILTQFLPEPTNDVHE
- the metW gene encoding methionine biosynthesis protein MetW, which produces MSLSVPMPKRLVFADSCATVADDVILGQIERGSRVVDLGCGDGRLLSQLRDTLGCDVLGVERDHLAFQHAIGRGVPMLKADLNQGLHQIPPGSFDFAVLSQTLQQVSRPLEVLDEILRVARRALIVVPNFGHWRIRMQVALRGRAPVTDSLPYEWYESPNVHFLTMLDFRELAHHGNFRIVKELPIIGDRAVERAWAANLRANSALYILERAHSA
- a CDS encoding response regulator; the encoded protein is MNSNDRPAGSAPQPGPEASGKRRILVVDDNADNAKTLGMLLKLTGNEPHTAFDAEEAMRLAESLRPRVVLLDIGLPRISGHEVCRWIRAQEWSEGMVLIALTGWSQEEDRQRSAEAGFDAHMVKPIQHQELTRVLNELAPIGG